GAGCTCATCCGGCGGGCCATCCAGGTCAAGGCCGACGTGGTCTCCGGAGATCTCAAGGAGGCCGGCCGGCGCGAGATCCTCAACTACGGCCACACCCTCGCGCACGCCATCGAGCGCAACGAGCGCTACAAGTGGCGGCACGGCGCGGCGGTCTCCGTCGGCATGGTCTTCGCCGCCGAACTCGGCCGGCTCGCCGGGCGGCTCGACGACGCGACGGCCGACCGCCACCGCACCGTCCTCGCCTCGGTCGGCCTGCCGCTGACCTACCGCGCCGACGCCTGGCCCAAGCTGCTGGACGCGATGAAGATCGACAAGAAGTCGCGCGGCGACCTGCTGCGCTTCATCGTCCTCGACGGCCTGGCCAGGACCTCCGTGCTGGAGGGCCCCGACCCGTCGCTGCTGGCGGCCGCCTACGCGGAGGTGTCGGCATGACCGGCGCCCCCGTGACCCGGGTGATGGTGCTGAACGGCCCCAACCTGGGCCGCCTCGGCAGCCGGGAGCCCGACGTCTACGGCGCCACCTCGTACGCCGGCCTGGTCGAGCGCTGCACCGCACTCGGCAAGGAGTTCGGCTTCGAGGTCGAGGTGCACGAGACCAACTCCGAGCAGCAGATGGTCGAATGGCTGCACGAGGCGGCCGACGGCCAGGTGCCCGTGGTGATCAACCCGGGCGCCTTCACGCACTACTCGTACGCGATGCGCGACGCCGCCGCCCAGCGGACCGCCCCGCTGATCGAGGTGCACATCTCCAACCCGTACGCGCGCGAGGTGTTCCGGCACAACTCGGTGATCGCGGCGGTCGCCTCCGGCACCGTCGCGGGGTTCGGCCTGGGCTCCTACGAACTGGCGCTGCGCGCCCTCGCCGAGCAGCTGACCACGCGCTGAGGCGGGGCCGGCGGCCCGGGTGGCGGACTGTGCCCGCCCCCGGGCCGCCGTGTAGTGTCCCCGTCGGGACGGGACGGTGTCGGGAGGTGACCGTGACTCAGTACGCAGGGGGAGGTCAGGTGCCGCCCCGCCCGGTGGCTCCGCCGAATCCGGCCGGTCCGCCGGACGCCGTGGCCGCTCCGCCGGGCGCACCCGCCGCCGCGCCGACGGTGTCGCCCCCGTCGTCCGCGCCGATCGGTCTGACGATCCTTCCGGTGCTCACCGCCCCGCCGTCGGCGCCGCCCGCGCCCTCGCCTACGCCCCCCTCGCCGACGCCGTCCGCGACCCTGGCGGGCCGCCCGCCCGGCCGGCCCCCGTACGGCGGACCGGGGCCCGGCCAGGCCCCCGCCCCTGCCGCCGGGCCCGCGCCCGCCGCACTGCCGCCCGGTGCCACCGGTCACTTCCTGCTGCCGTCCGGTGCTCCGGTCCAGTTGCCGGCGCACGCTCAGCAGCAGCACGCGCCCACCGGGCCGATCGCGGTGCTGCTGATCGGGCCCGCCGGGGCCGGCAAGACGACCGTGGCCCGGCACTGGGCCGAGCGCCGGCCCTCCCCGACCGCGCACATCAGCCTCGACGACGTCCGCGAATGGGTGCAGTCCGGGTTCGCAAACCCCCAGTCCGGCTGGAACAACGCCTCCGAGGCGCAGTACCGGCTGGCCCGCCGCACCTGTGGCTTCGCCTGCCGCAACTACCTCGCCAACGGCATCTCCTGCATCATCGACGACGCCGTCTTCCCGGACCGCCCGGCGATCGGCCTCGGCGGCTGGAAGCGTCACATCGGCCCCGGCATGATCCCGGTGGTGCTGCTGCCCGGACTGGACTCGGTCCTGGCCCGCAACGCCCGCCGCAGCGGCAACCGGCGGCTCAGCGACGAGGAGGTCGCCCGGATCCACGGGCGGATGGCCGGCTGGTACAACTCCGGGCTGCCGATCATCGACAACTCCCAGCTGGACGTGGGCGCCACCGCCGCCGCGCTGGACCGGGTGATCCTCGCCCGCCTGCTCGGCCACCCGGTGCGCTGAGCCCGCGAGGCCCGGGGCTGTCGGCGCCGGCTGGGATGATGGAACCGTCCTGCTGAACCACCGGGGGAGCCGCCGCCGTGCCCGAAGGCCACATCATCCACCGCCTGGCCGCCGAGAACCTCACGAGCTTCGGCGGGCGCCCCGTCCGGGTCTCCAGCCCCCAGGGGCGGTTCGCCGACGGCGCCCGGCTGATCGACGGACAGCTGCTGGCGGGGGCCGAGGCCAGGGGCAAGCACCTCTTCCTCGGCTTCGAGGAGGGTGCCTGGCTGCACATCCACCTCGGCCTCTACGGCGGATTCACCTTCGGTGCGGGCCCGGCGCCCGCGCCCGTCGGCCTGGTGCGGCTGCGCCTGCAGAACGACGACGCGTACGCCGACCTGCGCGGCCCCACCACCTGCGAGCTGCTCACCGCCGCGGAGAAGTCCGCCGTCGACGCCCGGCTCGGGCCCGATCCGCTGCGGGCGGACGCCGACCCGGCCGCCGCCTGGCGCCGGATCTCGAACAGCCGGACGACCGTGGCGGCCCTGCTGATGGACCAGAAGGTGCTGGCCGGGGTCGGCAACGTCTACCGCGCGGAGGTGCTCTTCCGGCTCGGCATCAGCCCGCACCGGGCGGGGCGCGATCTGACCCGGACCGAGTGGGACGCCGTCTGGGCCGATCTGGTCGCCCTGATGCGGGACGGCGTCGGCGCCGGGCGGATCGACACCGTCCGCCCCGAGCACACCCCCGAGGCGATGGGCCGCCCGCCCCGGGTGGACGATCACGGCGGCGAGGTCTACGTCTACCGGCGGGCCGCGATGCCCTGCCTGGTCTGCGGCACCGACATCCGGACGGAGCAGCACGCCGCGCGCAACCTCTTCTGGTGCCCCGGCTGCCAGCAGACGTAGCCGCCCGCCCGGCGCCACCGGCCCCGCCCCGCCCGCCGTCCGCCGCCGCCCGCCGCACTGCCGCTTGCCGCCCGTCGCCGTTCAGCGCTGCACGGCGACGCCCGTCGCCGTGCAGCGCTGGGCGGCGCCCCGTGCCACTGTCCAGGCGGCCGCGGCGCCGGCCAGGCAGAGCGGGGTGTAGAGCGCCAGGTTGAGCCGGTGGAAGGCCGAACCGCTGTCCGCGCCGATCCCGGCCGCCCACACCAGCCCGGCCAGCCCGCGCGCGAGGAACCCGGCGGCCACCATCCGTGGCGCCCAGCGCAGCGCGACGGCCGGGAGCCGGCCCGCGGCCCCCTCCCACCCACCCCCG
The sequence above is drawn from the Kitasatospora sp. NBC_00315 genome and encodes:
- a CDS encoding Fpg/Nei family DNA glycosylase is translated as MPEGHIIHRLAAENLTSFGGRPVRVSSPQGRFADGARLIDGQLLAGAEARGKHLFLGFEEGAWLHIHLGLYGGFTFGAGPAPAPVGLVRLRLQNDDAYADLRGPTTCELLTAAEKSAVDARLGPDPLRADADPAAAWRRISNSRTTVAALLMDQKVLAGVGNVYRAEVLFRLGISPHRAGRDLTRTEWDAVWADLVALMRDGVGAGRIDTVRPEHTPEAMGRPPRVDDHGGEVYVYRRAAMPCLVCGTDIRTEQHAARNLFWCPGCQQT
- the aroQ gene encoding type II 3-dehydroquinate dehydratase gives rise to the protein MTGAPVTRVMVLNGPNLGRLGSREPDVYGATSYAGLVERCTALGKEFGFEVEVHETNSEQQMVEWLHEAADGQVPVVINPGAFTHYSYAMRDAAAQRTAPLIEVHISNPYAREVFRHNSVIAAVASGTVAGFGLGSYELALRALAEQLTTR
- a CDS encoding AAA family ATPase, with the translated sequence MTQYAGGGQVPPRPVAPPNPAGPPDAVAAPPGAPAAAPTVSPPSSAPIGLTILPVLTAPPSAPPAPSPTPPSPTPSATLAGRPPGRPPYGGPGPGQAPAPAAGPAPAALPPGATGHFLLPSGAPVQLPAHAQQQHAPTGPIAVLLIGPAGAGKTTVARHWAERRPSPTAHISLDDVREWVQSGFANPQSGWNNASEAQYRLARRTCGFACRNYLANGISCIIDDAVFPDRPAIGLGGWKRHIGPGMIPVVLLPGLDSVLARNARRSGNRRLSDEEVARIHGRMAGWYNSGLPIIDNSQLDVGATAAALDRVILARLLGHPVR